Genomic DNA from Azospirillum sp. B510:
TCCGGCCATATGCTGGAATGGGTGCTGTCGGGGCGGCTCGACCTGGCGCTGGTGTTCGGGGCGAAGGAGATGGGGGGGCTGGACACGAAACTGGTGGCGCGGGAAAGCCTGCATCTGGTCGGGCCGGCGGACGACCCGCTGCTGCGCGGGCGCGACGCCATCCCCTTCGCCGAGGCGCTGGCCCTGCCGTTGATCCTGCCCGGCCGCCCGCACGGCGTGCGCGAGGAGGTGGAGCATGCGGCGCTGGTGGCGCGGGCGGACGTGACCGTCGCGCTGGAGATCGACGCGCTGGAACAGATCAAGGCGCTGGTGGCCGAGGGCTGCGGCTACACCGTCCTGTCGGAACGGGTGGCCCGCCATGGCACGGCGGCGGAGCGGCTGACCGGCCTGCCCATCGTCGATCCGCAGATCGACCGGACCATCCTGCTGGCCCATGCCGCCGGCCGGCCGCTGTCGGCCGCCGCACGGGC
This window encodes:
- a CDS encoding LysR family transcriptional regulator, encoding MDVRQLRYFLGIVEHGSISRAADALRVAQPALSLHLKRLEEEFGCQLLLRTARGVMPTESGQRLAQRAAALIDQMDGLRDEVRAVEAVPAGPATVGIPTSLGPVLTVPLALAVRRTHPQIRLRVVEGLSGHMLEWVLSGRLDLALVFGAKEMGGLDTKLVARESLHLVGPADDPLLRGRDAIPFAEALALPLILPGRPHGVREEVEHAALVARADVTVALEIDALEQIKALVAEGCGYTVLSERVARHGTAAERLTGLPIVDPQIDRTILLAHAAGRPLSAAARATRAILDGILAGLTREGGWR